From a region of the Calliphora vicina chromosome 4, idCalVici1.1, whole genome shotgun sequence genome:
- the LOC135957773 gene encoding insulin-like growth factor-binding protein complex acid labile subunit, whose translation MLNSWHLMIVITLGCMWNSCLIETSKTCPVECICLSQTQVLCNTGGLNHIPLRHLPTNVEHLSLTKNHFHVIKPDSFAGLRALKKLSLDGNNITKIKQFAFRGLPRLKELSIQYTPLQVVTSFAFAGLQNLSTILLSHNQIATIEAYAFAGTSNVKLILLTNNPVLRIESFAFSSLTQVGHLLLPAGIRTVESDAFSGMYTVGLLKLAYMDLEHIRPYTFRGLSNVLLLTIQESDLGVISSEAFAGLTQVDTLQFLNNKIDIIEALDFNETSAIKYLKLHGNHFLQTPEADAICLDGVDNLELNDNYFPCGCHLQNLLDSAFVSKTPNSTRRLLEHNYCISPIELNGRLIADVNIETMAPCQEHLMQGNLGSTANNLRRHYLCFSGIILWLKCLAATAL comes from the coding sequence GTTCTGTGTAATACTGGTGGATTGAATCACATACCGTTGCGACATCTGCCCACGAATGTTGAACATTTATCATTGACAAAAAACCATTTTCATGTAATCAAACCGGATTCGTTTGCTGGTTTACGTGCTTTAAAGAAACTATCACTAGATGGAAATAACATAacgaaaattaaacaatttgcaTTTCGTGGCCTTCCACGCCTTAAGGAGCTATCAATACAATACACACCACTTCAGGTCGTAACGAGTTTTGCCTTTGCTGGCCTCCAGAATCTATCCACCATACTCTTGAGCCACAATCAAATTGCCACCATTGAGGCGTATGCATTTGCCGGCACATCGAACGTTAAACTAATACTGTTGACGAACAATCCTGTCCTACGCATAGAAAGTTTTGCGTTTTCCAGTCTCACACAAGTGGGTCATCTATTGTTGCCTGCCGGCATACGGACGGTGGAGTCAGATGCCTTCTCTGGCATGTACACAGTTGGTCTTCTTAAATTGGCTTATATGGATCTTGAGCATATACGACCGTACACATTTCGCGGTCTATCGAACGTATTGCTGCTCACCATACAGGAATCCGATTTGGGTGTAATAAGCAGTGAAGCCTTCGCTGGCTTGACACAGGTGGACACATTGCAATTCCTAAATAACAAGATTGATATAATCGAAGCATTGGATTTCAACGAGACATcagccataaaatatttaaaattgcatgGCAATCATTTTCTGCAGACACCCGAAGCCGATGCCATCTGCCTGGATGGAGTGGATAATTTGGAGTTGAACGACAACTACTTTCCATGCGGCTGCcatttgcaaaatctattggACAGTGCATTCGTCTCAAAGACACCAAACTCCACACGCAGACTACTTGAGCACAACTATTGTATTTCACCCATTGAACTAAATGGCCGCCTAATAGCTGATGTCAACATAGAAACTATGGCGCCCTGTCAAGAGCATCTAATGCAAGGCAATTTAGGTTCAACGGCGAATAATCTAAGGCGACACTATTTATGTTTCAGTGGTATAATTCTATGGCTGAAATGTCTTGCAGCTACAGCATTATAG